A portion of the Hymenobacter gelipurpurascens genome contains these proteins:
- the rplO gene encoding 50S ribosomal protein L15 translates to MNLSNLSPAVGSTRNEKRVGRGTGSGRGGTSTRGHKGAKSRSGYSKKSGFEGGQMPLQRRIPKFGFTNINRVEYKAVNLDVLAALTENGSTTTLDKDFFVNAGLASKNAKIKVLGRGEITKALEVHAHAFSKSAVEAIEKAGGKAVTL, encoded by the coding sequence ATGAATCTCAGCAATCTCTCACCCGCCGTTGGCTCTACTCGCAATGAAAAGCGTGTAGGCCGTGGTACGGGTTCAGGCCGTGGCGGCACATCGACGCGCGGTCACAAAGGTGCCAAGTCCCGTTCGGGTTACTCTAAGAAGTCTGGCTTCGAAGGTGGCCAGATGCCTTTGCAGCGTCGTATTCCTAAGTTCGGCTTTACCAACATTAACCGTGTTGAGTACAAAGCTGTAAACTTGGACGTATTGGCTGCTCTGACTGAAAACGGTAGCACTACTACGCTTGACAAAGATTTCTTTGTAAATGCTGGTCTGGCTTCTAAGAATGCCAAGATCAAAGTTCTAGGCCGTGGTGAAATCACCAAAGCTTTAGAAGTACATGCCCATGCTTTCTCTAAGTCTGCTGTTGAAG
- the rpmD gene encoding 50S ribosomal protein L30, which translates to MAQIHIKLVKSVIDRPERQKRTIKALGLGKIGSSKEVENTPQVAGMVNAVKHLLEVTEL; encoded by the coding sequence ATGGCGCAGATCCACATTAAATTAGTAAAGAGCGTTATTGACCGCCCTGAGCGTCAGAAACGCACGATTAAGGCCCTAGGCCTAGGCAAGATCGGCAGCAGCAAAGAAGTAGAAAATACTCCTCAGGTTGCTGGTATGGTAAATGCCGTGAAGCACCTGTTGGAAGTAACCGAACTATAG
- the rpsE gene encoding 30S ribosomal protein S5: MAEFNNGPRGGSGDNRGGGNDRRGGGNDRRGNDRNNDQSRTGDSDLKEKVVAINRVAKVVKGGRRFSFSAIVVVGDGNGTVGYGLGKANEVTDAIAKGIDDAKKNLVKVPLYKHTVPHVMEGKYSGGFVLVQPAAAGTGVIAGGAMRAVFESAGIKDVLAKSKGSSNPHNVVKATFDALLKMRDPMQIAQARGITLSQVFNG; encoded by the coding sequence ATGGCAGAATTTAACAACGGCCCTCGTGGTGGTAGCGGCGATAACCGTGGCGGTGGCAATGACCGTCGTGGTGGTGGCAATGACCGTCGCGGCAATGACCGTAACAATGACCAGTCGCGCACTGGTGATTCCGATCTCAAAGAAAAAGTTGTTGCTATCAACCGCGTAGCCAAAGTAGTAAAAGGCGGTCGTCGCTTCAGCTTCTCGGCTATTGTAGTAGTAGGTGACGGCAACGGCACTGTTGGCTATGGCCTAGGCAAAGCCAATGAAGTAACGGACGCTATTGCTAAAGGCATTGACGACGCTAAGAAAAATCTCGTGAAAGTGCCGCTGTATAAGCACACTGTTCCTCACGTGATGGAAGGTAAGTACTCGGGTGGTTTTGTGCTGGTTCAGCCGGCAGCCGCTGGTACTGGTGTAATTGCAGGTGGTGCTATGCGCGCCGTTTTTGAAAGCGCTGGTATCAAAGATGTGCTTGCAAAATCTAAGGGTTCTTCTAACCCACACAACGTGGTTAAGGCAACCTTTGATGCTCTTCTGAAAATGCGTGATCCTATGCAGATCGCACAGGCTCGTGGCATTACTCTCTCCCAAGTATTTAACGGTTAA
- the rplR gene encoding 50S ribosomal protein L18 — MAFDKATRRKRIQRIIRTKVAGTSERPRLSVFRSNTGIYAQIIDDTTGHTLASASSKHVSVEGGNGVALAAAVGKELAARATGKGISKVVFDRSGYLYHGRVKSLAEGAREGGLNF, encoded by the coding sequence ATGGCTTTCGATAAAGCAACTAGAAGAAAACGGATCCAGCGCATCATCCGCACCAAGGTGGCTGGCACGTCCGAGCGTCCGCGTTTGTCGGTATTTCGCAGCAATACGGGCATCTATGCTCAGATTATTGACGACACGACAGGTCACACGTTGGCGTCTGCTTCCTCGAAGCACGTTTCGGTGGAAGGGGGCAACGGAGTAGCCCTCGCTGCCGCAGTCGGCAAAGAACTTGCTGCCCGTGCTACAGGAAAAGGAATTTCGAAAGTGGTATTTGACCGTTCCGGTTACCTCTACCACGGCCGCGTAAAATCATTGGCAGAAGGAGCCCGCGAAGGCGGCCTCAATTTCTAA
- the rplF gene encoding 50S ribosomal protein L6 has translation MSRIGKLPISLPANVQVEVSNENTVTVKGPKGTLVVPVDRDITVATEDGQLVVSRPTEQKRHKAMHGLYRSLLNNAISGVSNGLEEKLELVGVGYKAAMAGTTLELSLGYSHNIFLALPKEVTATAVTEKGKNPIVTLTSIDKQLLGQVAAKIRSLRKVEPYKGKGVRFVGEQIRRKAGKTASK, from the coding sequence ATGTCACGCATTGGTAAACTGCCCATCAGCCTGCCCGCCAACGTGCAGGTTGAAGTGAGCAACGAAAACACGGTAACCGTGAAGGGCCCAAAAGGCACTTTAGTGGTTCCAGTTGACCGAGACATCACCGTAGCTACCGAAGATGGTCAGCTGGTGGTATCACGCCCAACCGAACAGAAGCGTCACAAGGCTATGCATGGCCTGTACCGCTCATTGCTCAACAACGCTATCAGCGGTGTTAGCAACGGTTTGGAGGAGAAACTGGAACTGGTAGGTGTAGGTTACAAAGCCGCTATGGCTGGCACAACCCTTGAGCTCTCGTTAGGTTACTCGCATAATATCTTCTTGGCTCTGCCTAAAGAAGTAACTGCAACGGCAGTAACTGAAAAGGGTAAAAACCCTATCGTTACGCTGACTAGCATTGATAAGCAACTGCTAGGCCAAGTGGCCGCCAAGATTCGCTCGTTGCGCAAAGTTGAGCCTTACAAAGGCAAAGGCGTGCGCTTCGTGGGTGAGCAAATTCGTCGTAAGGCTGGTAAAACGGCTTCGAAATAA
- the rpsH gene encoding 30S ribosomal protein S8: MNTDPIADYLTRVRNAIKANHRVVEIPASNIKKEITKVLYKKGYIQSYRFDDSAVQGTIKIALKYNPATKQPAITKLERVSTPGLRKYAHVENLPRVLSGLGVAILSTSKGVMTEKEAKAENVGGEVLCYVY; encoded by the coding sequence ATGAATACAGATCCAATTGCCGACTACCTGACCCGGGTACGCAATGCCATCAAGGCAAACCACCGGGTAGTAGAAATCCCGGCCAGCAACATCAAAAAGGAGATTACGAAGGTACTCTATAAGAAGGGCTACATTCAGAGCTACCGTTTTGATGACAGCGCAGTACAAGGCACGATCAAAATCGCGCTGAAGTATAACCCTGCTACTAAGCAGCCTGCTATCACAAAGCTGGAGCGTGTAAGCACGCCTGGCCTGCGTAAGTATGCTCACGTAGAAAACCTTCCCCGTGTACTGAGCGGTTTGGGTGTTGCAATTCTGTCGACGTCGAAGGGCGTAATGACAGAGAAAGAGGCGAAAGCCGAGAACGTGGGCGGCGAAGTGCTGTGCTACGTCTACTAA
- the rpsN gene encoding 30S ribosomal protein S14: protein MAKESIKARERKRIAMVARYAEKRKALKAAGDLEGLDKLPRNSSPVRLHNRDKIDGRPRGYMRKFGISRVRFREMALAGKIPGVTKSSW from the coding sequence ATGGCTAAGGAATCCATCAAAGCCCGCGAGCGGAAGCGCATCGCAATGGTTGCTCGCTACGCTGAGAAGCGTAAGGCCCTCAAAGCTGCCGGCGACCTCGAAGGTCTGGACAAGCTGCCCCGTAACTCATCGCCTGTGCGTCTGCACAATCGTGACAAGATCGACGGCCGTCCTCGTGGTTATATGCGTAAATTCGGTATCAGCCGTGTGCGTTTCCGCGAAATGGCTTTAGCCGGTAAGATTCCCGGTGTAACGAAGTCTAGCTGGTAA
- the rplE gene encoding 50S ribosomal protein L5, with protein sequence MARLKDKYKKEVVPALQEKFQFKSIMQVPRITKICINRGIGAAVADKKLVDNGVDELTTITGQKAVPTIAKRSVSNFKLREGMPIGARVTLRGEQMYEFLDRLLTVALPRVRDFKGINDKGFDGRGNYTLGIKEQIIFPEISIDKIKSISGMDITFVTTAENDEQSYELLKAFGMPFANAKKQS encoded by the coding sequence ATGGCTCGACTCAAAGACAAATACAAAAAAGAAGTAGTACCAGCGCTCCAGGAGAAATTCCAGTTCAAGAGCATCATGCAAGTACCGCGCATCACCAAAATCTGCATCAACCGCGGTATTGGTGCAGCTGTTGCTGACAAGAAGCTTGTTGACAATGGTGTAGATGAGCTGACGACTATCACTGGTCAGAAGGCTGTCCCTACCATCGCTAAGCGTTCGGTTTCAAACTTCAAGCTGCGTGAGGGTATGCCTATCGGCGCACGTGTTACCCTACGTGGCGAGCAGATGTACGAATTCCTGGACCGTCTGTTGACAGTAGCTCTGCCCCGCGTTCGTGACTTCAAAGGCATTAACGATAAAGGCTTCGATGGCCGTGGTAACTATACCTTGGGCATCAAAGAGCAAATCATTTTCCCAGAAATCTCGATCGATAAGATCAAATCGATTTCGGGTATGGACATCACCTTCGTAACGACCGCTGAAAACGACGAGCAGAGCTATGAGCTGCTGAAAGCTTTCGGTATGCCGTTCGCTAACGCTAAGAAACAAAGCTAA
- the rplN gene encoding 50S ribosomal protein L14 yields MIQQESRLTVADNSGAKEVLCIRVLGGTGKKYASVGDKIVVAIKSAIPSGNAKKGTVSKAVVVRTKKEVRRKDGSYIRFDDNAAVLLNNNDEPRGTRIFGPVARELREKQFMKIVSLAPEVL; encoded by the coding sequence ATGATACAGCAAGAATCCCGTCTGACCGTCGCTGATAACAGCGGCGCCAAAGAAGTTCTCTGCATTCGTGTCCTCGGTGGCACGGGCAAGAAATACGCCAGCGTAGGCGACAAGATTGTAGTAGCAATCAAGTCGGCTATTCCTTCCGGCAACGCCAAAAAAGGCACTGTATCGAAGGCTGTTGTAGTTCGCACGAAGAAGGAAGTACGTCGTAAGGACGGTTCCTATATTCGTTTCGACGACAACGCCGCTGTACTGCTCAACAATAACGACGAGCCCCGCGGTACCCGCATCTTCGGCCCCGTGGCCCGTGAACTTCGCGAGAAGCAGTTCATGAAGATCGTTTCGCTGGCTCCTGAAGTTCTCTAA
- the rpsQ gene encoding 30S ribosomal protein S17 translates to MASNEEQQATTATERNLRKEIIGRVSSSKMDKSITVVVESKMKHPIYGKFVTKSTKFMAHDENNECGEGDTVRIMSTRPLSKNKRWRLVEIVERAK, encoded by the coding sequence ATGGCAAGCAACGAAGAACAGCAGGCAACGACCGCAACCGAGCGGAACCTGCGTAAAGAAATCATCGGCCGCGTTTCCTCCTCCAAGATGGATAAGTCCATCACGGTAGTAGTGGAAAGCAAAATGAAACACCCGATCTACGGCAAGTTCGTTACCAAGTCGACCAAGTTTATGGCTCACGACGAGAACAACGAATGCGGCGAAGGCGATACGGTTCGCATCATGTCGACCCGTCCGCTGAGCAAGAACAAGCGGTGGAGACTGGTAGAAATTGTAGAACGCGCCAAATAA
- the rpmC gene encoding 50S ribosomal protein L29 has protein sequence MKNAEIRALSLEDLKNQIKAEQTNGQSMRFAHAISPLENPIRLKHARKNVARLLTELKRRENEQATNTAN, from the coding sequence ATGAAGAACGCTGAAATCCGCGCCCTCTCTCTGGAGGACCTCAAAAATCAGATCAAAGCTGAACAGACCAACGGTCAGAGCATGCGTTTTGCGCACGCTATTTCTCCCCTGGAGAATCCGATTCGTCTGAAGCATGCCCGCAAAAATGTCGCCCGTCTGCTGACCGAGTTGAAGCGTCGCGAGAACGAGCAGGCAACTAACACTGCTAACTAA
- the rplP gene encoding 50S ribosomal protein L16, protein MLQPKRTKYRKMQKGRVHGLAHRGSSIDFGSFAIKSLEQAWITARQIEAARIAMTRAMKREGQVWIRIFPDKPITKKPAEVRMGKGKGSPEYWVAVVKPGTIMFESDGVSLEVAQESLRLAAQKLPVRTSFVVRRDYVESK, encoded by the coding sequence ATGTTACAACCGAAAAGGACCAAGTATCGCAAGATGCAAAAGGGTCGCGTGCATGGCCTAGCCCATCGCGGCAGCTCCATTGACTTCGGTTCGTTCGCTATCAAGTCGCTGGAACAGGCTTGGATTACGGCTCGCCAGATTGAGGCTGCCCGTATTGCCATGACCCGCGCCATGAAACGCGAAGGTCAAGTTTGGATCCGCATTTTCCCTGATAAGCCGATCACTAAGAAGCCTGCTGAAGTGCGGATGGGTAAGGGTAAAGGTTCGCCCGAGTATTGGGTGGCCGTAGTTAAGCCCGGTACCATCATGTTCGAATCAGATGGCGTTAGCCTAGAAGTAGCACAAGAGTCGCTGCGTCTGGCCGCTCAGAAGCTGCCGGTTCGGACTTCATTTGTTGTTCGTCGCGACTACGTAGAAAGCAAGTAA
- the rpsC gene encoding 30S ribosomal protein S3 yields MGQKVNPVGFRLGVIKGWDSNWYGGKDFADKLVEDEKIRKYINARIPKGGISRIVIERTLKRVTITINTARPGVVIGKGGAEVDKIKDELKQITGKDVQINIFEIKRPELDAKLVGESIAQQLQARISFRRAMKMAIQAAIRVGAEGIKIQCGGRLGGAEIARSEQYKEGRTPLHTLRADIDYALSEAQTVYGKIGIKVWVMRGEVFGKPDLSPNQVPANQGNDSRGGDRGPRNDRGGDRGPRRDRNDRGGEGRGGDNRGGQGAGGQRRGGGGAPNRGGQGGGAPRR; encoded by the coding sequence ATGGGACAGAAAGTAAATCCGGTTGGCTTCCGTTTGGGCGTCATCAAAGGATGGGACTCGAACTGGTACGGCGGCAAGGACTTTGCCGACAAACTGGTGGAGGACGAGAAAATCCGCAAATACATCAACGCTCGTATCCCGAAGGGTGGCATCAGCCGCATCGTTATCGAGCGTACACTGAAGCGTGTCACTATCACTATCAACACGGCTCGTCCGGGTGTAGTAATCGGTAAGGGCGGTGCTGAAGTTGACAAGATCAAAGACGAGCTGAAGCAGATCACTGGCAAAGACGTTCAGATCAATATCTTTGAAATTAAGCGTCCTGAACTCGACGCGAAACTGGTAGGTGAGAGCATTGCTCAGCAGCTACAGGCTCGTATCTCGTTCCGTCGCGCTATGAAGATGGCCATCCAGGCTGCTATCCGCGTTGGTGCCGAAGGCATCAAGATTCAGTGCGGTGGCCGTTTGGGCGGTGCTGAGATTGCTCGTTCCGAGCAGTACAAAGAAGGCCGCACTCCGCTTCACACGCTGCGCGCTGACATCGACTATGCTCTGTCGGAAGCTCAGACCGTGTATGGTAAAATCGGTATCAAGGTGTGGGTAATGCGTGGTGAAGTGTTCGGCAAGCCCGACCTGTCGCCAAACCAGGTTCCTGCTAACCAAGGTAACGACAGCCGTGGTGGCGACCGTGGTCCACGTAATGACCGTGGTGGTGACCGTGGTCCTCGTCGTGACCGCAACGACCGTGGTGGCGAAGGCCGTGGCGGTGATAACCGTGGTGGCCAAGGTGCAGGTGGACAGCGTCGCGGTGGCGGCGGTGCTCCAAACCGTGGTGGCCAGGGTGGCGGTGCTCCCCGTCGCTAG
- the rplV gene encoding 50S ribosomal protein L22: MSLLLLVTSAVISPRKIKASAKMEAVAKLRNVPTSPRKMRMVANMVRGQKVTRALGLLKFEANSGAARIEKLLLSALANWQQKNEDERIEDANLYIKEIFVDEGRQLKRLRPAPQGRGHRIRKRSNHVTLVIDSKVVPLGSKAATLQAAESKPAATTAEAAPKKTRRSSAAKKSTETTAEATA; the protein is encoded by the coding sequence GTGAGTTTGCTCCTACTCGTAACTTCCGCGGTCATATCGCCAAGAAAGATAAAGGCAAGCGCTAAGATGGAAGCAGTAGCTAAACTCCGTAATGTGCCTACCTCGCCTCGCAAGATGCGCATGGTAGCCAACATGGTGCGCGGTCAGAAAGTGACTCGGGCGCTAGGCCTGCTAAAGTTCGAGGCTAACTCGGGCGCCGCTCGCATCGAAAAACTGCTCTTGTCGGCTCTGGCCAACTGGCAGCAGAAGAACGAGGATGAGCGCATTGAAGATGCGAACCTCTATATCAAAGAGATTTTCGTGGATGAAGGCCGTCAGCTGAAGCGTCTGCGTCCCGCCCCCCAGGGTCGTGGCCACCGCATCCGCAAGCGCAGCAACCACGTGACGTTGGTGATTGATTCTAAAGTAGTACCGCTGGGTAGCAAAGCTGCCACTCTGCAGGCTGCTGAGAGCAAGCCCGCCGCCACTACTGCTGAAGCCGCTCCGAAGAAAACTCGTCGTAGCAGCGCAGCCAAGAAATCCACTGAAACCACGGCGGAAGCCACCGCATAA
- the rpsS gene encoding 30S ribosomal protein S19 encodes MARSLKKGPYIDFRLEKKVTAMEETGKKSVVKTWSRRSMISPDFVGHTFAVHNGNKFIPVYVTENMVGHKLGEFAPTRNFRGHIAKKDKGKR; translated from the coding sequence ATGGCACGTTCACTAAAAAAAGGGCCGTACATTGACTTCCGGCTCGAGAAGAAAGTAACGGCAATGGAAGAAACCGGTAAAAAATCGGTGGTGAAGACTTGGTCTCGCCGCTCGATGATTTCTCCGGACTTCGTAGGCCACACGTTCGCCGTTCACAACGGCAATAAGTTCATCCCGGTATATGTAACGGAGAACATGGTAGGCCACAAACTCGGTGAGTTTGCTCCTACTCGTAACTTCCGCGGTCATATCGCCAAGAAAGATAAAGGCAAGCGCTAA
- the rplB gene encoding 50S ribosomal protein L2, protein MALKKLRPTSPGQRFRIAPAFDEITSSTPEKSLLAPMKNSGGRNNSGKMSNRYIGGGHKAKYRIIDFKRDKAGVPATVKTIEYDPNRTARIALLSYADGEKRYIIAPAGVTVGATVVSGTGVAPEVGNALPLREIPLGTIVHNIELMPGNGAAMARSAGTYAQLVAREDKYATLKLPSGEMRMVLVTCMATVGTVSNGDHMNVRLGKAGRNRWLGRRPRVRGVAMNPVDHPMGGGEGKSSGGHPRSRNGIFAKGQKTRNKNKYSEQLIVNRKGKK, encoded by the coding sequence ATGGCACTCAAAAAACTAAGACCAACATCACCGGGTCAGCGCTTCCGCATTGCACCGGCCTTCGACGAAATCACTTCGTCGACGCCGGAGAAGTCGCTGTTGGCACCCATGAAAAACTCCGGTGGCCGTAACAACTCGGGCAAAATGTCTAACCGCTACATCGGTGGTGGACATAAAGCCAAGTATCGTATCATCGACTTCAAACGTGACAAAGCTGGTGTTCCAGCTACGGTGAAGACAATTGAGTACGACCCTAACCGTACGGCGCGTATTGCTCTGCTGAGCTACGCCGACGGTGAAAAGCGCTACATTATTGCTCCCGCCGGTGTTACCGTAGGTGCAACAGTAGTGTCGGGTACGGGTGTGGCCCCGGAAGTAGGCAATGCCCTTCCCCTCCGCGAGATTCCGCTGGGAACTATCGTCCACAACATCGAGTTGATGCCCGGCAACGGTGCAGCAATGGCTCGGTCGGCTGGAACGTACGCTCAGTTGGTAGCCCGCGAAGACAAGTACGCCACCCTGAAACTGCCTTCCGGCGAGATGCGCATGGTACTTGTTACCTGCATGGCTACAGTAGGTACTGTGTCGAATGGTGACCACATGAACGTACGTCTCGGCAAAGCCGGTCGTAACCGTTGGTTGGGTCGTCGTCCACGCGTTCGTGGTGTTGCAATGAACCCTGTCGATCACCCAATGGGTGGTGGTGAAGGTAAATCGTCGGGTGGTCACCCGCGTAGCCGTAACGGCATCTTCGCTAAAGGTCAGAAGACCCGCAACAAGAACAAGTACTCCGAGCAGCTCATCGTTAACCGCAAAGGCAAGAAGTAA
- the rplW gene encoding 50S ribosomal protein L23: MSILKKPIVTEKATALNEKGQYAFEVAIDANKVQIKKEIEQLYGVTVTGISTIRTIGKLKSKFTKGGSVSGRRAHGKRAVVTVKEGDVIDFYSGL, from the coding sequence ATGAGCATCCTGAAGAAGCCCATCGTGACCGAGAAGGCCACGGCTCTGAACGAAAAAGGCCAGTATGCCTTTGAAGTAGCGATTGACGCTAACAAGGTTCAGATCAAAAAAGAGATTGAGCAACTGTACGGTGTAACGGTAACGGGCATTAGTACGATCCGCACCATCGGCAAGCTGAAATCTAAGTTCACGAAAGGCGGATCAGTATCCGGCCGTCGTGCACACGGCAAGCGTGCCGTGGTAACCGTGAAGGAAGGCGACGTTATCGACTTCTATAGCGGCCTGTAG
- the rplD gene encoding 50S ribosomal protein L4: MELSVYNIKGEDTGRKVTLSDAIFGLEPNEHVMYLDVKQYLANQRQGTHKSKQRNEVHGTTKKLKKQKGTGGARAGSMKSGVFVGGGRMFGPQPRDYGFKLNKKTKRLARLSALSSLAKDGKVALVENITLSAPKTKDFLDILNGLKLNNGKKTLLVTGAVDKNVVLSARNIQKVSVSTPVALNTHDLLNTDTLLLSEDGLTALEQLYTTAE; the protein is encoded by the coding sequence ATGGAACTGTCAGTATATAACATCAAAGGCGAAGACACAGGCCGCAAGGTTACCCTGTCTGACGCCATCTTCGGTCTGGAGCCGAACGAGCACGTGATGTATCTCGACGTGAAGCAGTACTTGGCTAACCAGCGCCAGGGCACGCACAAGTCGAAGCAGCGCAACGAAGTGCACGGCACTACCAAGAAACTAAAGAAGCAGAAAGGCACCGGTGGTGCTCGTGCCGGCTCAATGAAGTCGGGTGTATTCGTAGGTGGTGGCCGCATGTTCGGTCCTCAGCCCCGCGATTACGGCTTCAAACTGAACAAAAAGACTAAGCGTCTTGCCCGTCTGTCGGCTCTCTCGAGCTTGGCTAAAGATGGCAAAGTAGCGCTGGTGGAAAACATCACGCTGTCGGCACCCAAGACCAAGGATTTCCTAGACATCCTGAACGGTCTGAAGCTGAACAACGGCAAGAAGACGCTGCTCGTAACGGGCGCAGTTGATAAAAACGTGGTGCTGTCGGCCCGCAACATCCAGAAAGTAAGTGTTTCTACTCCGGTAGCTTTGAACACGCACGATCTGCTGAACACCGACACGCTGCTGCTGTCGGAGGATGGCCTGACGGCATTGGAACAACTCTATACCACTGCTGAGTAA
- the rplC gene encoding 50S ribosomal protein L3 → MPGIIGKKIGMTSLFTPDGKNIPCTLIEAGPCVVTQVKTIETDGYTAIQLGYGEKKAKNTTKAMAGHFAKAGTTPKKKLVEFRTDEVANFAAGATIDATLFEEGEFVDVVGTSKGKGFQGVVKRYNFAGVGGQTHGQHNRLRHPGSIGACSWPSRVFKGMRMGGRMGNDRVKVQNLKVMRVVADKNLILVSGSVPGAKNSFVVLEK, encoded by the coding sequence ATGCCTGGCATCATCGGTAAAAAAATCGGTATGACAAGCCTCTTCACTCCGGACGGGAAGAATATTCCCTGCACGCTCATTGAAGCGGGTCCGTGCGTAGTGACGCAGGTTAAGACCATCGAAACGGACGGCTATACGGCCATCCAGCTCGGCTACGGCGAGAAAAAAGCAAAGAATACCACCAAAGCAATGGCTGGTCACTTCGCTAAAGCCGGAACCACCCCCAAGAAAAAACTCGTTGAGTTCCGTACCGACGAGGTTGCCAATTTCGCCGCTGGCGCTACCATCGACGCTACTCTTTTCGAGGAAGGCGAATTCGTTGACGTAGTTGGTACCTCAAAAGGTAAAGGTTTCCAGGGCGTTGTGAAACGCTACAACTTTGCCGGTGTTGGTGGCCAGACTCACGGTCAGCACAACCGTCTGCGTCACCCCGGTTCTATCGGTGCCTGCTCATGGCCTTCGCGCGTATTCAAAGGAATGCGCATGGGTGGCCGCATGGGTAACGACCGGGTGAAAGTGCAAAACCTGAAGGTAATGCGCGTTGTAGCCGACAAAAACCTCATCCTGGTGAGCGGCTCGGTTCCCGGTGCCAAGAACTCTTTCGTGGTCCTGGAAAAATAA
- a CDS encoding O-antigen ligase family protein: MEEINAMYLQSKVMPTEPDHIRFSLIITLAVGAATLLVSNPGLGSKLRPWLIAAIIGLAFYQHLLAVRSGLVTLYALGGLGILWLIFRLRHYRKAAALALALILLPLFSYVFFPTFRNKSANTREDVGRVSQTSSANNYSLVGRVYSYKVALMVIEDNPWFGVGKADMEQELATHYESEFPNIQPEAYILPHNQYLYVAVAFGIVGLLLFIVSFYYAGLTTWPRYSPLLFIQYLIVTLSFLVEYTLETQIGIAFSLFFLLLALEGPKEQTQNADSTFWRPA, encoded by the coding sequence ATGGAGGAGATAAATGCTATGTATCTCCAGTCGAAAGTAATGCCAACAGAGCCCGACCATATCCGATTCAGCCTCATAATCACACTGGCAGTCGGAGCAGCTACACTTTTGGTAAGCAACCCTGGACTCGGGAGTAAGCTTAGGCCTTGGTTAATAGCTGCCATTATAGGCCTAGCGTTTTATCAGCATCTACTGGCAGTACGTAGTGGCCTAGTAACGCTTTATGCCCTGGGAGGTCTAGGAATACTATGGCTGATCTTTCGCCTACGTCACTATAGAAAAGCAGCAGCACTGGCACTCGCCCTGATTCTATTGCCTCTGTTCAGCTATGTCTTCTTTCCTACTTTCCGGAATAAATCGGCAAATACAAGAGAAGACGTAGGCAGAGTAAGCCAAACATCCTCCGCCAACAACTATTCATTAGTAGGACGAGTGTACTCCTACAAAGTAGCCTTAATGGTTATTGAAGATAATCCATGGTTTGGCGTAGGAAAAGCCGATATGGAGCAGGAACTGGCTACCCATTATGAAAGTGAATTTCCTAACATCCAACCCGAAGCCTATATACTACCGCACAACCAATACCTGTATGTAGCGGTAGCGTTCGGTATTGTAGGCCTATTGCTATTTATCGTTAGCTTCTATTATGCGGGGTTAACTACTTGGCCTCGCTACTCGCCATTATTATTCATACAGTATCTGATTGTGACTTTGTCATTTCTGGTTGAGTACACCTTGGAAACTCAAATTGGCATTGCTTTTTCGTTATTCTTTCTGCTTTTGGCTCTAGAAGGCCCCAAAGAGCAAACACAAAATGCAGACAGCACATTCTGGCGGCCTGCGTAG